From a single Pseudoalteromonas nigrifaciens genomic region:
- a CDS encoding protein phosphatase CheZ, which produces MSAPAAPQITLEQARQLVTFLENGEQHKADQLILETASQEQSYLFAEVGKLTRQLHESLKGFELDTRITDLTTDAIPDAKKRLNYVIEMTENAANKTMDAVEASLPLAQQLADDISHIKPTWDRLMSRDLELGEFKTLCHSIDKFMNSSHLKTDELQVLMTNVLMAQDYQDLTGQVIRRVIELVREVEESLIHLLTAFAAQDENDNQEQQKTENSIAAQALAGPEGPIIDKESRDDVVSDQDEVDDLLSSLGF; this is translated from the coding sequence ATGTCAGCACCTGCTGCGCCTCAGATTACTTTAGAGCAAGCACGTCAGCTGGTCACTTTTTTAGAAAACGGTGAGCAACATAAAGCTGATCAGTTAATTTTAGAAACTGCCTCTCAAGAACAATCATATTTGTTTGCAGAAGTAGGTAAATTAACGCGCCAGTTGCACGAGTCTTTAAAGGGTTTTGAGCTTGACACCCGCATAACAGATTTAACCACTGATGCCATTCCGGATGCTAAAAAGCGACTTAACTATGTCATAGAAATGACAGAAAACGCCGCCAACAAAACCATGGATGCGGTTGAAGCGAGCCTGCCTTTAGCCCAGCAATTAGCTGATGATATTTCGCATATCAAGCCAACCTGGGATCGGTTAATGAGCCGCGATCTTGAACTTGGTGAATTTAAAACATTGTGTCATAGCATTGATAAATTTATGAACAGCTCGCATCTTAAAACCGATGAGTTGCAAGTATTAATGACTAATGTGTTAATGGCTCAAGATTATCAGGATTTAACCGGACAAGTAATTCGCCGTGTTATTGAGCTGGTACGCGAAGTTGAAGAAAGTTTAATTCATCTGTTAACTGCGTTTGCAGCACAAGATGAAAACGATAACCAAGAGCAACAAAAAACAGAAAACTCGATTGCCGCACAAGCATTAGCAGGCCCAGAAGGCCCTATTATTGATAAAGAATCGCGTGATGATGTTGTATCTGATCAAGACGAAGTTGATGATCTTTTATCAAGTTTGGGCTTCTAA
- a CDS encoding RNA polymerase sigma factor FliA, translated as MGYESTQNLNMIVEKHASLVKKVACHLIARLPPSVQLDDLIQSGMIGLIEASKNFDATKGASFETFAGIRIRGAMLDEMRRGDWAPRSVHRKSRQVIEAISALESSLNREPTDSEVAQKLEITLEQYHHILTDVNSSKILGIEDLGIDEDVITPVGHDLALDKPFNNVKNERFNESLLSAIKSLPERDAMVLSLYYNDEMNLKEIGQILDVSESRVSQIHGQAMIKLKAKINDWIN; from the coding sequence ATGGGATATGAATCAACACAAAATTTAAATATGATTGTTGAAAAGCATGCTTCATTAGTAAAAAAAGTAGCATGTCATTTAATTGCTCGTTTACCCCCTAGTGTACAACTCGATGATTTAATTCAATCAGGAATGATAGGATTAATAGAGGCGTCAAAAAACTTTGATGCCACTAAAGGCGCTAGTTTTGAAACCTTTGCGGGTATTCGTATTCGGGGCGCTATGCTTGATGAAATGCGCCGTGGAGACTGGGCTCCTCGCTCAGTACATCGTAAAAGCCGCCAGGTTATAGAAGCTATTTCAGCATTAGAAAGCAGCCTGAATCGTGAACCTACAGACAGTGAAGTTGCCCAAAAGCTTGAAATTACACTAGAGCAATATCATCATATTTTAACCGATGTTAATTCCAGTAAAATCTTGGGAATAGAAGATTTAGGTATTGATGAGGATGTTATAACACCTGTTGGGCACGATTTAGCACTAGACAAACCCTTTAATAATGTTAAAAATGAAAGGTTTAATGAATCTTTATTAAGTGCAATTAAATCCCTACCAGAGCGAGATGCAATGGTGCTTTCGTTGTACTATAACGATGAAATGAATTTAAAAGAAATTGGACAGATACTCGATGTAAGTGAGTCGCGTGTAAGTCAGATACATGGTCAGGCGATGATTAAGCTAAAAGCAAAAATCAATGACTGGATAAATTAG
- the cheY gene encoding chemotaxis response regulator CheY: MDKNIKILVVDDFSTMRRIIKNLLRDLGFTNVLEADDGSTALPMLQNQSFDFVVTDWNMPGMQGIDLLRAIRADDKLKHLPVLMVTAEAKKEQIIAAAQAGVNGYIVKPFTAGTLKTKLEKVFERLG; encoded by the coding sequence TTGGATAAAAACATAAAAATTCTTGTTGTTGATGACTTTTCAACGATGAGACGTATTATTAAAAACCTATTGCGTGATTTAGGGTTTACCAATGTTTTAGAAGCAGATGATGGCTCAACTGCTTTACCTATGTTGCAAAATCAATCATTTGACTTTGTAGTAACAGATTGGAATATGCCGGGCATGCAAGGTATTGACTTGTTAAGAGCAATACGCGCAGATGACAAATTAAAGCATCTTCCGGTTTTAATGGTTACTGCAGAAGCTAAAAAAGAGCAAATTATTGCAGCAGCCCAAGCAGGTGTTAATGGTTATATTGTTAAGCCATTTACTGCGGGTACATTAAAAACTAAATTAGAAAAAGTGTTCGAACGCTTAGGTTAA
- the flhB gene encoding flagellar biosynthesis protein FlhB gives MSEDSGQEKTEEPTSKKVEDAKKKGQIARSKELGTMFVLIFSAISLLMYGPEIGKGLYNVMGRMLSLNRNETYDTTKMFAVWGEVADALMFPMAMFVFIIVLAAFIGNTMLGGFNFSWQAAAPKASKMSPAKGFKRMFGPQAGVELLKSLLKFGLVASFAVFLINTFFDEILHLSVESAPGNIIHALEILAWMFLGLSCTLIIIAAIDAPFQSYNHNKQLKMTLQEVKDEYKNSEGDPQIKARIRQTQRQMSQKRMMQDVPDADVIVTNPTHYSVALKYDTERAGAPIVVAKGIDEMAMQIRKIAIGNEVPILESPSLTRALYHTAEVGEQIPDQLFTAVAQVLAYVFQLKRFNKGRGKRPTKLNKKLPIPDDYQY, from the coding sequence GTGTCTGAAGATTCTGGACAAGAAAAAACCGAAGAACCCACATCCAAAAAAGTAGAGGATGCCAAAAAGAAAGGCCAAATAGCACGCTCCAAAGAGCTGGGCACTATGTTTGTGCTTATTTTTTCGGCTATTTCGTTGCTCATGTACGGCCCCGAAATTGGTAAAGGTTTGTATAACGTAATGGGTAGAATGCTTAGCCTTAACCGTAACGAAACCTACGACACCACCAAAATGTTTGCCGTATGGGGCGAAGTGGCCGATGCGCTGATGTTCCCTATGGCAATGTTTGTATTTATTATTGTATTAGCTGCTTTTATTGGTAACACCATGTTAGGTGGCTTTAATTTTAGTTGGCAAGCTGCTGCGCCTAAAGCTAGTAAAATGTCGCCCGCTAAAGGCTTTAAACGTATGTTTGGCCCCCAAGCTGGGGTGGAGCTGTTAAAGTCGCTGTTAAAATTTGGTTTAGTTGCCAGTTTTGCAGTGTTTTTAATTAATACCTTTTTTGATGAAATACTGCACTTAAGTGTAGAAAGCGCCCCAGGTAATATTATTCATGCCTTAGAAATATTGGCTTGGATGTTTTTAGGCTTGTCTTGTACCTTAATTATTATTGCTGCGATTGATGCGCCATTTCAAAGTTATAATCACAATAAACAACTTAAAATGACCCTTCAAGAAGTAAAAGACGAGTATAAAAACTCAGAGGGTGACCCGCAAATAAAAGCGCGCATAAGACAAACCCAGCGGCAAATGTCGCAAAAACGTATGATGCAAGATGTGCCCGATGCCGATGTTATTGTAACTAACCCTACCCATTACTCTGTGGCTTTAAAGTACGACACCGAACGCGCCGGAGCACCTATAGTAGTTGCCAAAGGAATTGATGAAATGGCAATGCAAATTCGTAAAATAGCGATTGGTAATGAAGTGCCTATTTTAGAATCGCCGTCGCTTACTCGAGCGCTTTATCATACTGCAGAAGTGGGGGAGCAAATTCCGGATCAGTTATTTACCGCAGTTGCGCAAGTATTAGCTTATGTGTTTCAGCTTAAGCGCTTTAATAAAGGGCGCGGAAAACGCCCCACCAAACTTAATAAAAAACTGCCTATTCCTGACGATTATCAGTATTAA
- the fliR gene encoding flagellar biosynthetic protein FliR, giving the protein MELPFAVVIQWLSDFLLPLVRISSMIMVMAGLGAKNVPTRIKMGLAIVVTFVAVPMLPPATFTNLFSFEMILVVIQQMLIGIAIGFASTLLLNTFVLAGQILAMQTGLGFASVVDPSNGLSVPAVGQFYLILATLLFFVFNGHLMMIQMVIHSFEVLPIDGNWWSVDHYWDIVTWGGWMFTTALVLSLAPLTAMLVINMSFGIMTRAAPQLNIFSIGFPFTLVAGLIIIWATLGNFVSQFEFQWLKMVELMCSLVGCSP; this is encoded by the coding sequence ATGGAATTACCGTTTGCTGTCGTTATTCAATGGTTGAGTGACTTTTTACTGCCGTTAGTGCGCATTAGCTCAATGATTATGGTAATGGCTGGCCTTGGCGCTAAAAACGTACCTACTCGTATAAAAATGGGCTTAGCAATTGTTGTTACCTTTGTTGCTGTGCCTATGCTGCCGCCTGCTACCTTTACTAATTTGTTTTCGTTTGAAATGATTTTAGTGGTTATTCAGCAAATGCTAATAGGCATTGCGATTGGCTTTGCATCTACCTTATTGTTAAATACCTTTGTGTTAGCTGGGCAAATATTGGCTATGCAAACGGGTCTTGGTTTTGCCTCTGTGGTTGACCCCTCTAATGGTTTAAGTGTGCCTGCAGTAGGGCAGTTTTATCTTATTTTAGCGACCTTATTATTTTTTGTATTTAATGGTCACCTAATGATGATTCAAATGGTGATACATAGCTTTGAAGTGCTGCCTATTGACGGTAATTGGTGGTCGGTGGATCATTACTGGGACATAGTAACTTGGGGCGGCTGGATGTTTACTACAGCGCTGGTGCTATCACTGGCACCGCTTACCGCTATGCTGGTAATTAATATGTCGTTTGGCATTATGACCCGCGCCGCGCCACAGCTAAATATTTTTTCTATTGGTTTTCCGTTTACTTTAGTTGCTGGGCTTATCATTATTTGGGCGACCTTAGGTAACTTTGTATCGCAGTTTGAGTTTCAGTGGCTAAAAATGGTCGAGTTAATGTGCTCATTAGTGGGCTGCTCGCCTTAG
- the flhF gene encoding flagellar biosynthesis protein FlhF, with protein MKIKRFFAKDMRTALKEVKDELGVDAVIMSNKKLANGVEIVAAVDYDKAAPKAAAPQQSAPLQQRTAHSAHSQSMHNFVKPEPQRARPEPQAKVADSLQALLERQSPRPRSAELASMFSQSGIDTSEHYQEPVAKQRPTNMFAREEAAQARPQTQADSLGFDDLDRDFDELDTPVAQKHTTKNTESEAMSTMREEMNAIRQLLEHQVSGLMQQDMARRDPTRACMIDRLVGMGIDKEVAEQMACFVPEDVPRQQGWKALLTMVEDQMQTTNNEILRQGGVYALVGPTGVGKTTTVAKLAALGAQKYGADKVALITTDTYRIGAYEQLATYGRIIGCGVKQVKDANELAEVLYHLRNKRLVLIDTAGMSQRDLRLTEQLNTLMRNQRVDIRNYLVLSATAQINVLQETVRHFKKVQLSGCIFTKLDESLSLGEIISIAIQNRLPIGYLTNGQRVPEDIRVANAEKLVKKAEQLYLKRTKVQHSRHQSVASSTVEMYD; from the coding sequence ATGAAGATTAAACGTTTTTTTGCTAAAGATATGCGCACAGCACTTAAAGAAGTTAAAGATGAGCTAGGTGTTGATGCGGTTATTATGTCTAATAAAAAACTCGCAAACGGCGTAGAAATTGTCGCAGCGGTTGATTATGACAAAGCAGCCCCTAAAGCCGCCGCGCCACAACAAAGTGCGCCGCTGCAGCAGCGTACGGCACATTCTGCCCACTCGCAAAGCATGCATAACTTTGTAAAACCAGAGCCACAGCGTGCTAGACCTGAGCCACAAGCAAAGGTAGCCGACAGCTTACAAGCATTATTAGAGCGCCAGTCGCCGCGTCCACGTTCAGCAGAATTGGCCTCAATGTTTTCGCAATCAGGTATAGATACCTCAGAGCATTATCAAGAGCCGGTCGCTAAACAACGCCCTACAAATATGTTTGCGCGTGAAGAAGCTGCGCAAGCACGCCCACAAACGCAAGCTGACAGCTTAGGTTTTGATGACCTAGACCGTGATTTTGATGAGTTAGACACGCCAGTTGCGCAAAAACACACGACTAAAAATACCGAAAGTGAAGCAATGAGCACAATGCGTGAAGAAATGAACGCAATTCGCCAGTTATTAGAGCACCAAGTGTCGGGTTTAATGCAGCAAGATATGGCGCGCCGTGACCCAACGCGCGCATGCATGATTGACCGCTTAGTAGGCATGGGAATCGATAAAGAAGTTGCTGAGCAAATGGCTTGTTTTGTACCTGAAGATGTTCCGCGTCAGCAGGGCTGGAAAGCGCTGTTAACTATGGTTGAAGATCAGATGCAAACCACGAATAACGAAATTTTGCGCCAAGGTGGTGTTTACGCATTAGTTGGCCCAACCGGTGTGGGTAAAACCACTACAGTGGCTAAGCTCGCGGCATTAGGTGCACAAAAATATGGTGCTGATAAAGTAGCGCTAATTACTACCGATACTTACAGAATTGGTGCTTACGAGCAGCTTGCAACATATGGCCGTATTATAGGCTGTGGGGTTAAACAAGTTAAAGATGCGAACGAACTGGCTGAAGTGTTATATCATTTACGTAACAAGCGCTTAGTACTTATAGATACCGCAGGTATGAGCCAACGTGATTTACGTTTAACTGAGCAGCTAAATACCTTAATGCGTAATCAGCGTGTGGATATTCGTAATTACTTAGTATTAAGTGCCACTGCGCAAATAAATGTGTTACAAGAAACCGTAAGACACTTTAAAAAAGTACAGTTAAGCGGTTGTATTTTCACTAAACTCGACGAATCATTAAGTTTAGGCGAGATAATTAGTATTGCGATTCAAAATCGCCTGCCAATAGGGTATCTTACTAATGGTCAACGAGTACCTGAAGATATTCGAGTTGCAAATGCAGAAAAACTAGTGAAAAAAGCTGAGCAATTATATTTAAAGAGAACAAAAGTACAACATTCACGACACCAATCAGTGGCGTCGAGCACAGTAGAGATGTATGATTAA
- the flhA gene encoding flagellar biosynthesis protein FlhA produces the protein MGFKAVLQQLNKDKKEYAKGVGTPLMVLAALGMVILPLPPFLLDILFSFNIALALVVLLVTVYTMKPLEFGMFPAVLLIATIMRLALNVASTRVVLLEGHNGGDSAGKVIEAFGSVVIGGNYAVGLVVFLILIIINFVVITKGAGRISEVSARFTLDAMPGKQMAIDADMNAGFISAEQARERREEVTREADFYGSMDGASKFVKGDAIAGIVILIINIVGGLFVGMIQHDLSFGNAMEIYTLLTIGDGLVAQLPSLLLSIGTAIVVTRQNESHNMGDQFKKQLGNEKSLFIASGILIIMGLVPGMPHVAFLSLGALLGYLAYYTQQNKLKAAAALAEETANGSAVGTGIANKQEQKELGWDDVQQVDVIGLEVGYRLIPLVDQSQGGELLNRIKGVRKKLSQELGFLVPPVHIRDNLELDPNAYRITLMGVSSGEGELKHGDELAINPGQVFGPIKGIETKDPAFGLDAVWIKPDQKDEAQSLGYTVVDSATVVATHISQLLTNNAALLLGHEEVQNLLDMLAKSHPRLVEGLVPDVLPLTTIVKVLQNLLNEGVAIRDMRSIVQTLVEYGPRSQDPDVLTAAVRISLRRLIVQDAVGMSSEIPVITLAPELEQMLHQSLQNAGDEGAGIEPGLAERLQVSLNEAHQNQEMAGEPSILLTSGMLRTVLSRFVKYTIPGLRVMSYQEIPDERQIKIVSSVGQQ, from the coding sequence ATGGGATTTAAAGCGGTATTACAACAACTTAACAAAGATAAAAAAGAGTATGCCAAAGGCGTAGGTACACCATTAATGGTACTTGCTGCGCTGGGTATGGTCATTTTACCTCTTCCTCCGTTCCTGCTTGATATATTATTTTCTTTTAATATTGCCCTTGCTTTGGTGGTGTTACTGGTAACTGTATACACCATGAAACCACTTGAATTTGGTATGTTTCCGGCTGTGTTACTAATCGCCACTATTATGCGTTTGGCACTTAACGTTGCTAGCACCCGAGTAGTATTACTTGAGGGCCACAATGGTGGTGACTCTGCCGGTAAAGTAATTGAAGCCTTTGGCTCTGTGGTTATTGGTGGTAACTATGCGGTAGGTTTAGTGGTGTTTTTAATCTTGATTATCATAAACTTTGTGGTAATTACTAAAGGTGCTGGGCGTATTTCTGAAGTGTCGGCGCGCTTTACCCTTGACGCTATGCCGGGTAAACAAATGGCAATTGATGCTGACATGAATGCGGGTTTTATTAGCGCTGAGCAAGCCCGAGAGCGCCGCGAAGAAGTTACCCGCGAAGCCGACTTTTATGGTTCTATGGATGGTGCCAGTAAATTTGTAAAAGGCGATGCTATTGCCGGTATTGTTATATTAATTATTAATATTGTTGGTGGCTTATTTGTTGGCATGATCCAACACGATTTAAGCTTTGGCAATGCCATGGAAATTTATACCTTGCTCACCATAGGTGATGGCTTGGTTGCGCAACTCCCTTCATTATTACTCTCTATTGGTACTGCTATTGTTGTAACGCGTCAAAATGAGTCGCACAACATGGGCGATCAATTTAAGAAACAACTCGGTAACGAAAAGTCGTTATTTATTGCTTCAGGCATTTTAATCATTATGGGCTTAGTACCTGGTATGCCGCACGTAGCGTTTTTAAGCTTGGGCGCACTATTAGGTTATTTAGCTTACTACACTCAACAAAATAAATTAAAAGCGGCAGCAGCACTTGCTGAGGAAACCGCTAATGGCAGCGCAGTAGGTACAGGCATTGCCAATAAGCAAGAACAAAAAGAGTTAGGCTGGGACGATGTGCAGCAGGTTGATGTAATTGGTTTAGAGGTAGGTTACCGACTTATTCCATTGGTTGATCAATCCCAAGGTGGTGAATTGCTAAACCGCATTAAAGGCGTGCGTAAAAAGCTCTCTCAAGAATTAGGCTTTTTAGTGCCCCCGGTACATATACGCGACAACTTAGAGCTAGACCCAAATGCATACCGAATTACCTTAATGGGCGTATCAAGTGGCGAAGGCGAACTAAAACACGGCGATGAATTGGCAATTAATCCGGGGCAAGTATTTGGTCCTATAAAAGGGATTGAAACTAAAGATCCGGCTTTTGGTTTAGATGCGGTGTGGATCAAGCCTGATCAAAAAGATGAAGCGCAATCGCTTGGTTATACCGTGGTTGATTCGGCGACTGTGGTTGCCACTCATATTAGCCAATTACTCACCAATAATGCGGCGTTATTATTAGGCCACGAAGAAGTACAAAACCTATTAGATATGCTAGCAAAAAGTCACCCAAGGTTAGTAGAAGGCTTGGTGCCTGATGTATTGCCATTAACTACTATAGTTAAAGTTTTGCAAAATTTATTAAACGAAGGTGTGGCTATTCGCGATATGCGCTCAATAGTACAAACCCTTGTAGAGTATGGCCCACGTAGCCAAGACCCAGATGTTTTAACCGCTGCGGTACGTATTTCACTGCGTCGATTAATAGTTCAAGATGCAGTGGGCATGTCTTCAGAAATCCCTGTCATAACCTTGGCGCCTGAGTTGGAACAGATGTTGCATCAGTCATTACAAAATGCAGGCGACGAAGGTGCCGGAATAGAGCCAGGACTTGCAGAGCGACTTCAAGTGTCATTAAACGAAGCGCATCAAAATCAAGAAATGGCCGGTGAACCTTCAATACTGTTAACGTCAGGAATGTTACGCACTGTGTTATCTCGTTTTGTTAAGTACACCATTCCAGGATTGCGAGTGATGTCTTATCAAGAGATACCAGACGAAAGGCAGATCAAGATTGTTAGCTCAGTAGGCCAACAATAA
- a CDS encoding MinD/ParA family ATP-binding protein, with translation MINTVLDQASGLRKMSKNNNNGVKVIAVTGGKGGVGKTNVSLNTAIALGQQGNRVLVLDADLGLANCDVMLGLRVERNLSHVLSGECELDEILVEGPAGIKIVPATSGSQSMVELSPAEHAGLIRAFSELNTDFDILVVDTAAGISDMVLSFSRAAQDVLVVVCDEPTSITDAYALIKVLSREHGVYKFKIVANMVRSLREGQELFAKLSKVTDRFLDISMELVATVPYDENMRKATRRQKVIVELFPSSPAALAFKTLATRITKWPIPNQPSGHLEFFIEKLVNG, from the coding sequence ATGATTAACACAGTATTAGATCAAGCAAGCGGCCTGCGTAAAATGAGCAAAAATAATAATAACGGCGTTAAGGTTATCGCCGTCACTGGCGGTAAAGGTGGCGTTGGAAAAACAAATGTATCGTTAAATACTGCGATCGCTTTAGGTCAGCAAGGCAATAGAGTGTTAGTGCTTGATGCCGATTTGGGTTTAGCCAATTGTGATGTAATGCTTGGACTACGTGTTGAGCGTAATTTATCGCATGTGTTATCTGGCGAATGTGAGCTTGATGAAATACTAGTAGAAGGCCCCGCTGGGATAAAAATAGTACCAGCGACTTCGGGTTCACAAAGTATGGTTGAGTTGTCGCCTGCAGAACATGCTGGGCTTATTCGTGCTTTTAGCGAACTCAATACTGATTTTGATATATTAGTTGTTGATACCGCTGCCGGTATATCGGATATGGTGCTGAGTTTTTCTCGCGCTGCACAAGATGTTTTGGTTGTGGTATGTGACGAGCCTACTTCAATAACCGATGCCTATGCACTGATCAAAGTATTAAGCCGCGAACATGGCGTGTATAAATTTAAAATTGTTGCCAACATGGTGCGTTCATTACGCGAAGGGCAAGAGTTATTTGCAAAGCTATCAAAGGTTACAGACCGATTTTTAGATATATCAATGGAGCTGGTTGCAACCGTTCCTTATGATGAAAATATGCGTAAAGCAACACGTCGTCAAAAAGTAATTGTTGAACTGTTTCCTAGTTCTCCAGCTGCACTTGCCTTTAAAACATTAGCAACAAGAATAACAAAGTGGCCAATACCGAACCAGCCTTCGGGTCATTTAGAATTTTTCATTGAGAAACTCGTTAACGGCTAA